The DNA segment CATATAATGACTTTTTGAGATGGCATACGTGATTCGGGTAACTTTTATTGACAAAACAAGCCGGCTGATGCATATACACGGTTTCTTTAAGATCTCCATGGAGAAAAGCGTTCTTGACATCAAGCTGATGAATCGGCCAAGAACGTGAGACCGCGAGGGAAAGAACTGTCCGGATTGTGTTGGGTTTAACGACTGGGCTAAACGTATCCTCACAATCAATACCAACCGTCTGCGATTTCCCATTAACAACCAAACGCGCTTTATATCATTCCAGCGTCCCATCAGATTTGAACTAGTGACGAAAAAGCCACATACAACGTATAACCGGACTATTCGTCGGACGTGGAACAAGTTCCCATGTACCATTTTTTTCTAATGCACTATATTCGGTGTTCATGGCCGCAAGCCAATTAGGATCCGATAAAGCTTTTGTGTATGTGGAGGGAATTGGGGAGATGGATGTGGTAGTTAGACGGTTAAGTCGGGTTTGAGGTTTTGAAATACCCGATTTGGCACGGGTGGTCATGGGGTGTTGGTTGATTTGTGTTGGGTAGGTATGGTATGTGGGGCTGGGTGGTGTGGTACAGTATGAGGGAGGGGTTGGGCCGAAGGAGGGGAAGGGAAATGGATGGGTAGAGGTGAGATTTGGGCCGAAGGGGTAGGTGGTGGGGAAGTAGTCTAGGCCGAAGGGGTAGGTGGTAGGGAAGTAGTATGGGCCGAAGGAAGGGGAGTGGTGTGGGCCGAAGGTGGTTGGGCAGTTTGGGCCGGAGGTGGGGGAGTGGTGTGGGCCGAAGGAAGGGGAGTGGTGTGGGCCAAAGGTGGTTGGGCAGTTTGGGCCGGAGGTGGGGGAGTAGTGTGGGCCGAAGATGGGGAAGTGGATTGGGTAGGGTGGTGTTGAACAGAAGGGTGGAAGAAGGAGAGAGGTGTTTCCTCATCCAAGAAAGAGTAGGATGTAGGAGAGTGGCTCATTGAAGGGAAAGTTATGTTCATCAAAGATGACATTGTAGGATCGAtgtcgacctgaatgagtcgttcggaagagctctcgtacgtttcagaggcggaaactaagaaacgaacttgaaaacagctagaaaatcactttaaacctcttttatattcaattgacaatgtttacagcgagaggaaataccggcagcacttcggtatcaactGACCCTATCCGTTACAAATGAACTCGTTTGAACACTATTTATAGTACAAGCCCTGACCGTTTGAAACTAACATGACAACTTCAAACGGTTACCCTCAAACGGATGGGTAACTTCAAACGGCCAACCTTCAAACGATCAACATCAATTTACATATTTCAAATGGTTGACTTCATATAATTGGATCTTCAAACGGTGGCTTCTAATTGGACCATCAAATGAGACTATCTGATTAGACCAAAACATCATTTGTCTTCATGTGATGAAGACTTTCACGTGAATGATAAGTTGATGAGCATGTTTAACTAGTGACATCATATATGTGATGTCACTCATGATGTCACATGTATGATGTCACGCTTGTTCAGAACCGCACCGaaaccgagactcgatattaagacgaagatgacagatgactgcaccaacagactccccctcagatgttgacgagtcttaagtgtcgagtcttcataatcttcagtctttatcagtcctctgagcttctctctctctctctctgtcttcagactccccctctcgatttgctggtatttctttgttcttcagcaacatcttcaggatcgttgtctgttTTTCCATTTCACAATTtttcatcttatcctgcaaaaaaaactctacctcaaagtaaactTTCCTCACATATATCTCAACCATAAACACATGCACTAACACTAATACTTTCTCAGATTACACACACATGATGAACCAATTGttgatttaaaaatatattttgacAATTtagacacactccccctcacaacaatgtcatcttgtttagcactcggaattttgataatcagctttccaacatcagtttgtcgaaaaatctttttgaatttttcaaaatttatgctaaaacacacacaaaatctttttggatttttaaatgtaaagaaatgaaatgcagacaatgaaatatttacaaacatatttttgtgagttcgtgtaagagaatcatatcagtttatgagacatgtcactaacaccgttaagatgatttcattttcagttctaagcaatttacctagattgtcagtatatcggtccactgaaattttcacacaaagttcaactgatccgagatacgatattaatgttttaagaacttaaacttatccgtgtgtcccactacttgaatatactcctgtatccagatcccaatattcactcttacaggtgagtataccacagctgatatctgtataggggttagatgcgagggccgtgagagctcaggtcgatacttccgtatacgcagagagatgacggcttcgacttttggtgtgtcctctttagaggatcttttaatttcaacagcagcgactatcaattttattgtttcatcagcatgctgagggtgaagctatgtttcaagctttttgcggaaagcattatccggggactaggtcagtacttccatacagcagaagtcccgggataataccccagatatcactgagcataaagacctagtatctcataataagggacctttcaaacaagatttcaggggttacctatatatccaagtttgtgttaacccacggaacaagcaagtttgaaatttagatttatatctcgtcacagtttactaaatgtgtaaaaagctactgacatatccacagtaagactgtTTATCACCTATTAACgtttcaaatctttagcatgttgtgacagtccactgatgtactatcatttcctcttttcacaacgaaactcattttttaaattttatcatgtttttgtctttttcaaatttttctaatgtttttggattttctgaaattttctactccccctaaaatgcaaacacatttcaaagaaaatttgaaaactactagactattgacccacttgaaaacatagaaatcaacacaaactgtacagaaacttgacaactgatatcgaatcacatcaaatctccattcactaggcataaacaatctgaactcccccttttaacaaaccattttctcatttagatttcaaagcacttaagtttgttttaatcaaaatgatttttccggaaaatgagtttgtgtttaccatttttaagtttaccacttatgaagcatggggatatggttcatcatcttgtttatcaatctcatatgaatagtaaatcaagtacaacttaatgtccctgatttaccatttgcagttcagaaacctctgcatcacttgtaaacataatctcttcaaagtataacaatcaaataccacttgtaagtaaaccAAATAATATCACTTATAGGTTTTACTGTAGGAATgaaacatctacagaaacctctttaccacttgtcaaattagtcggaaagatgccgattcctgcttctcaattaccaacctggaagctccggcgtagtcctttcacctgtaaacattcaaacgctattcaaaatctttcaaacaaacttttcaaaccctagaatgatgccgattcctgatccacgatataaacttgggatctccggcatagtccttagactatcatgggaaacacacttccatccaagtcttctcagacttgatggatttcaactcttgcaaagtggggttgtatgtttcctttttagttgcataaaaatctttaaccccctttgctctcccacttaacattttcccaaatatctttttaacattcccgtcgaatgttttctcgacatcaaaatcttttttctcatgataaaactgatttgaaatctcagtttttccaactttctttttaacttcctcaaacttcagtgatggaaactcttcatcattcactgaaattttctactcaacctgtggctcttctggctttgtggaaccagattcatcgccgacattcacatcaaccttcttaacaacccacatttggttgtccttttctttctttttataaaaattctttttagaacattcaccaacctcatacgttgaattttcaaaaaccttaaatttttctgttggtggttcaacaacaacaactttttcttttagtttttgagaaactccctgttttgtttttgcatttgtcgaacaattccatgcaatgtgaccagcttcattgcacttgtaacaggttcgagtctctctttgataaaacacttcagttccattcttctttctttcagcaagaaactcttgatttgactgtctccagaatggtttcttctgttcatcttccgagcttccacctgacacaaattctgtttttgttttagaatttttatcatttttatggttttctggtggaacaaagcctaatcctttctttttgtagctacgattttggttaggtttcttttgaaaaccagaaccagaattgtaaccctttttcttgtttagacgttgttgaactcttgaagtgtactttttaggtttttcagtaagatttaaatcttttatttcagaaatattgatttctgtcattttgaaaacctttttgatcatgtcaaaacgaacacttcttattgaaaattctttgtcatagtataatttgtccgaatcatttaaagtgtatgcaacttcaaatgtttcatcatccaaatttgcttttgataacaaaaattctatactgtaagaccgtttaaccgacgaattttgactgttgactgacgaatttgaccctcctgactcagattttgactcagactcctcatcagtatccaacacctgatcgaccacctttttagtTAACTCAGATTCATGAttggtatcggacgaggtaaacgtgacatcaatgttatctggtaaaacgtcagttgtgttggtttttaacgttatattgactgctttctcaagttgctcctcgtttggtttcctaggagaatacccatcccaaattggaggcggacacttgttatagctaacagtcgatttcttaccacaatctttcttcttcttttgcttctcgtcttgaaaagcttccattcctgcaacagttgggtaaatacgatcaatgagataatcagaactagaatagctaagcaataaacgtctaatcctctcattttcgatcttctcggtctccaactcttgcttccacttagcactctcttcgatgtagaagtttatcgccttttgctttgacatcatgactacattcatcatcgtcagtgcttgttctctttctgagtttgtcttttggagaccagttactgttttgttcaagacatcgtacgattctttcacgtagttgaggttgaacagtaactgctccttcttcttctcgtacttaGCTATAATGTcttcttttgctgcacattccttgcatgcttccaaacacttctcgcaaggctttacaacctcaacaatcttctcgacttcaattgttttcacaacttcaatcaccttttcttcatcTTTCACAATTTCGGTAATCTTTTCAGCAGcgctttcaacattttgaacatcaccatcagatttcttttgttgttctttagcagctcttttctccttcagtttttccatgcgatctgcaaaatagaaatgaaaactttcaggagaaagatgagatttagcaacatttatatgtttctcctcctcatcatcactgctactgtgatctggtgattgatcaaattgaaccgatttttcagaatcagcatctgatacaccagagtcagacggtgttttatcaaaaacaacttctttttctgaaacaATCTCATTCTGAACACTTTCATCTGAACTCcgtaaactttcatctgaaccctctgaaatttctccaggtctttctgaaagttcatcagtactttctgaaatttcatcagatgtaacagacttttcatcctcacttgCCACATTCACTccgatagacttcatccatgtagcaaacaaatctggctctctgacaatcttggcaatgaatgctttgaactctcccttctcatcaacaaacatatcccaactaaaaccttcaggtagtttctcatcatcttgatcgattatgcgtgctgctttgccatcagatgatatgtaatcactccagctgaaatctaccaaacatgctctcttggggtcttcaatcttcctaccatgagccgtctgtggttcttgagattgaccaacttgctgatagatagctttccggtagtagtcgtcttttccgaatggattctgagcaccgctagcttctctacctttgcactcccgtttgaaatgacctttctccctgcatcgaaaacaagtaactttagatttatcaaaacctaaagtagatacatgagcatcaagaaagtcatttctcccagtgaTTGTTTTcaacttctcagcacgtcgaagaacacttgcaagacaccatttgatatccatgagttccatttcttcagcatctatttgatcgtaatcttcctttgtaagcataggatttccgatccgaccagcaacaagaccttcataggataacaatacagaaccaagaagtgtcatgtggtctttcgcagtgtcttctgaaaagctttgaccttctggaaggttgagagctatgttgcactgaataacatatccatttcctgtctttgttccctgagactgaaaacttgtctttgactctttgggattgacactcggaaatgatgagaaccCACTACTGCTGTTGctcgaaccctgatcagctttttcagatgaatccccagcactgaacgcagtttggattttcggacttttctcagcttcaggaaccggaatactacctttgtagtacattttcacatcctgttgaccactcggactgttcatcctagtgATCTTCTACTGTTCCAGAttctgactctcgatcttttcgataaactgtccaattgttaatccatcataaacaccggtattcttcaaaatcatcaaatacgttccccattctttctgtggtaacgcatcggCTAACTTGTCTACAAACTCATCTCTATCCTTCTTTATActaagcatcgacatggatcgtaCTAAATGACAGGACCGTTCAATAAGCTGCTTTGTATCTTCTCCGGGTAAACTactaaaaagatcaaattctttctttagtaatgctttcttgctcttgatcatgttttcactgCCTTCAAACTTAatacgaagagcatcccaaacAGACTTTGAAGCTTTATCATGCTGAAGcagtatgaagatgtcttctttgatggcttgttgaagcaaactgatcatcatcttttctgctctGTACATAACACGTTCTTGATCCGTGAATTCTGATAATTCCTTTTCAACATGCATATCAGTACACGGTAACACATATTTCTTAAGTATGCACTCCCACGATCTTAGATGGttggcttgaacccagttttcaaaccgatctttcgATCCAtgatattcttcgatactcatcaatttaggTGGTTTTTGGGTAGTTCCTGTCTCGTTATCTAAATTCATAGCTTGAACAACTGCAGCTGGACTcgacggtgttgcaaatgcgttgtagaactcggtattCATATTTCACAAACTAAGCAGCTTTCAAACGGACAACACAATTTAAACGGTAGTTGATTCAAACGGTAGACTTTCAAACGGGACAGTTTCAAACGATGGTGATCTTTTCAAACGACAGGATACTTTCAAACGGAATGATATAGTTCAAACGACAGATGCTAATTTCAAACGGCAGTGTATACTTTCAAACGACAAAATCTGGTTTCAAACGATAAGTTCAAACGGAGGGTGCTTTCAAACGATGGAATCCTGATTCAAACGATTGTTTCAAACGATAGACCTTGTTTCAAACGACAGGAGCTGATTTTTCAAACGGAAGATCTTATGACGTCAGCAATTCTCgaacaatttcaaacggacaggcGATTTTTATCCGTTTTAGTACGAATCTCAGTCTGAAACTTTTAAGGCTTTGTTAGTTGTCAATTCCGAACACAGTCTGAAGTTTTCGGCCACTTTTAACCGTAAAAAGTATCGGTTTTgaacagaaggtgtagaaaatcagatttccaagctgaatatggcaagaactcctcgtcctgagctctgataccacttgtaggatcgatttcgacctgaatgagtcgttcggaagagctctcgtacgtttcagaggcggaaactaagaaacgaacttgaaaacagctagaaaatcactttaatcctcttttatattcaattgacaatgtttacagcgagaggaaataccggcagcacttcggtatcaactGGCCCTATCCGTTACAAATGAACTCGTTTGAACACTATTTATAGTACAAGCCCTGACCGTTTGAAACTAACATGACAACTTCAAACGGTTACCCTCAAACGGATGGGTAACTTCAAACGGCCAACCTTCAAACGATCAACATCAATTTACATATTTCAAACGGTTGACTTTATATAATTGGATCTTCAAACGGTGGCTTCTAATTGGACCATCAAATGAGACTATCTGATTGGACCAAAACATCATTTGTCTTCATGTGATGAAGACTTTCACGTGAATGATAAGTTGATAAGCATGTTTAACTAGTGACATCATATATGTGATGTCACTCATGATGTCACATGTATGATGTCACGCTTGTTCAGAACCGCACCGaaaccgagactcgatattaagacgaagacgacagatgactgcaccaacaacaTGTCTGGAAAGGTGGACTTTGCCTGTAAGCGGGTCGAGACACCGATATCTGCAATACTCACTAGGATAGCCAAGAAAAACACACCGAGTGGAACGCGGATGCAACTTATGAGGTTGGGTGGCGGATTGATTCGGGTAGCACGCACACCCAAACACCCGTAGATGGTCATAAGCAGGGTGTCGACGGTAAAGTGCAAAAGTAGGTGTAAAAAGATTGAGTTTTCGAGTAGGCAAAATGTTATGTAGGTAAGTGCTAGTATGAAGGGCCTCGACCCAAAAGGTGGGCGGGATATGAGCGTGGAAAAGTAGGGCACGAATAATGTCATTGAGATGGCGTATCATACGTTCGGATTTCCCATTTTGTGGGGATGTGTGTGGACAAGAGAAACGAAAAACGAGACTGTTTTGATGAGCAAAGGTTTTAAAATTGTTATTATCAAATTCACCTCCAAGATCACATTGAAAAGATTTAATTTTTCGATGAAATTGAGTGTTAATAAGTTTGTGAAATTTAACAAAAGTAGGGAATGTGTCGGATTTGAATTTTAGTGGGTAGGTCCATATGAGGTGGGTATAATTGTCAACTAAAACCATGTAATATTTATAGCCCGAGTTGCTAGTGACGGGTGATGTCCATAAGTCGTAGTGAATGATGTCAAAAGGAGCAAAAGTACAAGTGTTTGAATCGAAAAACGGAAGTTTTTTACTATTAGCAAGTTGACACGAATGACAAATAGACATAGTTTGATGTTTATTACACGGAATAATCAAATTACGAGAAAGAAAATCTAAAACTGGCGCTCCGGGGCGTCCAAGGCGATTGTGCCATTGAGATGTAGCGGAAGTGGTAAGGCAAACTTGAGTTGGTGTAGTGAATTGATAGAGGTCCCCCGTGCTATTGTGGCGGGAAAGTGCCTGGCcagtcttgagatccttcaaagTAAAACCAAAGGGGTCAAACTCAATAGATACATGGTTATCACGGGTGAATTTTCGAACGGATAAAAGATTTTTAATGATTTGTGGAGAGTATTTAATGTCGGTTAAGGCATAGGTTTTATTGGGTAAGGTATAAATGCTATTACCGGATCCTTTAATTGAGAGCCCTTGACCATTCCCAACAAAAATAGTGTTATTAGAATTAAATggtaaatggttttgaattttatgAAATTCATTAGTGACATGATCTGACGCACCTGTGTCAAAGTTCCAAGGCTGTGCGGAGTTGAGTTGCATGTTCTGAAAAGCCGAAGCAAGATCAGTGGGGCTCAGTGCGTTGTAGTTGGACCCATTGGGCTGATTATAAACCATGTTAGCCGATTGGGCCTGCTGGGCAGTTGGGCCTGTTTGGTTTGGGCCGCGAGAAGACCAGGGGTGCGGCGGGTTGGGCCAAACAAATGGCTGCGTGGGATATGGGCAGGGGGTAAATTCCATGGGTTCCAAGCACCATAGTTTTGACTTTGGTTGTTGTTTGATCGACTGTAGCCGCCCCCGCCATTACCGTAGCCGCCCCCACGATTCCCTCTCCATCGGCCGCGACCCCTGCCACGGCGGTTCTGCTGGGGCTGATCATGAGTGCGAGTCGGCTGTTGCAGAGGTTGTTGCTCCGGGTTTGTAGGCGACAGTGTAGAGTTGTTGGTGGCGAGTAGAGCCTGTGAGCCGTCCAAAGTTGCTAACCTTTGAGCTTCCCGTTCAATCATATCCCGAGCCACATCCCATGTCGGTGATTGTTGATAAATGAGGGATGTTGTTACCCCGTATTCAGGAGGTAGTCCGCTGGCCAACTAAAGCACAAGACGAGAGTCCGGTACCGGTTGGTCAACGTCCTTCAACTGTTCACCAATTTCTTTGAGTTTGGAGCAATATTCAGCCATAGAAGAACAAGCCGATAACTTATGGTTTGTGAAAGCTTGTTCTAATGTTGCTACTCTTGACCCTTTGTTGTTGAGAAACACACCTTGAAGACGAACCCAAGTGGCTCTAGCAGTGGAGTCGGATTCAAGGATACGAACTAGTAGGTCATCGAACAATGTTCCGTAGATCCATTGTAATACGATGGAGTCAATCTTGGCCCAAGCGGTGTATTCCGGGTCTGTCGATGCAGGCGGGTCTGTACCATCAATATGATGCAACACTTCATAGCCTTTCGCATGAAGCATGAACAGTTTCACCCACGATGTGTAAGTGACTTTGGTTCCGTCAAGGACGCGAACCTTGTGTTGTATATTGGTGACGGTGTACACCGGATGAAGGGGTTTGGCCGTAGCTGAGTCGCCGGACAAGGAGGTTTTGTTATCGAGTGTTTTGCCATCGGGTATCTTGCCGTCGTTGCCAGTCATGGCGAGTTTGATTGAATCGGACCGGAAAGAAAAAAAAGGATATTAGGGCGATgcgttatggctctgataccataaacGCTTGTGAATGTTTTTCTGTATATTGCATAAAGATACATTCCCAATATATAGGGAGATACAAGCCTAAATACAAGGAAAGATATATCTCCTAAATAAAATACAATCAAGGACTAAATATAAACAATACAATGTATATCGCTAAtaaagtgttcatgaaccgttcgtgaacacatttatttccttaatgaacgaacacgaacaaggtcttgttcgtgttcgttcggttcatttacagcacTATCAAAGACCATCCAAAAACGAATTTGCAAAACTTAAAGATTATACCTGTAATTTTAAAAATATAAGAAGTATAGGTGAAATTTAGAAAAAGAAATAAGAGTATCCGGGCACTATTAATATCTATGAATAATATCTATGTGACTGTCCTTGATAGGTAGTGTGTAGCCAGGTTACTTTCCACGAGTATGCATGACTTCCACATGATTTCTGTATCATCCAATCAGCTAAACATTAAATTATTACTGATTGTCAGACTGACATGATGTAACAAAATTATTGAttgttataaataaataaaaaacaaaatgttaaaTCAACCTTTAGTTCATTTGGTTAGGTTAAAGGGTGTGGTTTAAAGCCTTTAAGAGCTTTATTATGTTACGTAAGATTCATCTAGTCGTCACGTCATATGGTAGTTTTAAAGGTCATCCTTTTAACTTGTATTCAATGGTTTAAATCCCactattaaacaaaaaaaaaaatttgattggttgaaaagaaTGTGCCCCACCTGCACACGTGTCCTTTAGCGCTTGTTAGTGTGTTGGCGGGCCATCAATGGCGCCCCCCTGTTTGACGGGCAGGAGGTGGGTGTGGGGCGCTAACGAAGATGATGTGGCAAGGGGCGGCATACCACACCCCCTGGCCTTAATAAATAGTACATAACCCGCGGGTTGCCATAGAAATTTGGTCATTATGTGTATGGTTCATTATGGTACGACACTCGCTATACTAACCGAAAGAGAAAACCTCAAAACTAAAGTTGTGATATGTCCAAAAAGATAGTGACATTTGTTTTGCGTCGATCGAAAGTTATAATATCGGTATCGTACGGTACCAGCACTCATATAGATTAAAATCGTGATATGCAGTTTCATATACTCCTTTTTTTTCTCGACATTGCGATATAACTTTCATTTGATAAAAAAAGTTGTATTCAAAATTATGGTAAGATGACGAATAGAGTCGGTATAGTAATATTTACGATGGTTTTATTACGCAAAAATTGTATGATGTAACTCAAAAAATAAAGTCATATTTTCCATAgatcaaaaatcataaaaacaaatATCAATACGAGTTC comes from the Helianthus annuus cultivar XRQ/B chromosome 4, HanXRQr2.0-SUNRISE, whole genome shotgun sequence genome and includes:
- the LOC110935126 gene encoding uncharacterized protein LOC110935126; translation: MTGNDGKIPDGKTLDNKTSLSGDSATAKPLHPVYTVTNIQHKVRVLDGTKVTYTSWVKLFMLHAKGYEVLHHIDGTDPPASTDPEYTAWAKIDSIVLQWIYGTLFDDLLVRILESDSTARATWVRLQGVFLNNKGSRVATLEQAFTNHKLSACSSMAEYCSKLKEIGEQLKDVDQPVPDSRLVL